A DNA window from Helianthus annuus cultivar XRQ/B chromosome 15, HanXRQr2.0-SUNRISE, whole genome shotgun sequence contains the following coding sequences:
- the LOC110911347 gene encoding protein JINGUBANG, whose amino-acid sequence MGILQHHHRWSTDQEILPEFPPESDSSSSENSLASVTSLTTSKQPSTTQKHHYLTTFKAHTSSITSLTLAGKHLLSGSSDNQVRVWPRDALPTVQNLMAYGESTVKSMVVCGDKLFTGHQDHKIRVWKIEHDDDEVNKRKTVTSTYLATLPTINDRVTKMFLAKNYIKIPRNKKCTWVNHIDAVAALALSHDGSLLYSASWDRTFKVWRTSDFKCLESVSDAHDDAINAIVVSHDGYIYTGSADRKIKVWRKYPGEKKHTLVDTLEKHKSAVNALALSPDGSVLYSGACDRSILVWEKGNGGESGGDWRHMVVAGALRGHGMAVLCIVVVGDLVISGSADKTVRIWRGIGGKKYSRVCVLEGHNGPIKCLAATVDSCISAESSGTSYLVYSGSLDCDVKAWKIWLPFL is encoded by the exons ATGGGAATTCTTCAACATCACCACCGGTGGTCAACCGATCAAGAAATCTTACCGGAATTTCCACCAGAATCCGACTCATCATCTTCCGAAAACAGTTTAGCTTCGGTTACATCGTTAACGACATCCAAACAACCATCAACCACCCAAAAACACCACTACCTCACCACCTTTAAAGCCCATACATCATCCATAACCTCTCTTACTCTCGCCGGAAAACACCTCCTCTCCGGATCCTCCGACAACCAAGTTCGGGTCTGGCCTCGGGACGCTTTACCAACGGTCCAGAATTTGATGGCGTATGGCGAGAGTACGGTGAAGTCGATGGTGGTTTGCGGTGATAAGTTGTTTACCGGTCACCAGGATCATAAAATTCGTGTTTGGAAAATTGAACACGACGATGACGAGGTTAATAAGAGGAAAACGGTAACGTCGACATACCTGGCGACGTTACCTACGATCAATGATCGTGTTACAAAGATGTTTTTAGCGAAGAATTATATAAAGATACCACGGAATAAGAAGTGTACATGG GTAAATCACATAGACGCGGTTGCTGCTTTGGCCTTGTCACACGACGGCTCTCTTCTCTACTCGGCATCATGGGACAGGACGTTTAAGGTGTGGCGGACATCGGATTTCAAGTGTTTGGAATCCGTTTCTGACGCACACGATGATGCAATCAACGCCATAGTGGTGTCACATGACGGATACATCTACACCGGGTCCGCTGACCGAAAAATCAAGGTATGGAGAAAATACCCCGGAGAGAAAAAACATACACTGGTAGACACATTAGAAAAACACAAATCCGCGGTGAACGCATTGGCTTTAAGCCCGGATGGGTCCGTTTTATATTCCGGTGCTTGCGATCGGTCGATACTCGTGTGGGAAAAGGGGAACGGCGGAGAGAGTGGCGGCGATTGGCGGCATATGGTGGTGGCTGGTGCTCTTAGGGGGCATGGTATGGCAGTATTGTGTATTGTGGTGGTGGGGGATTTGGTTATTAGTGGGTCAGCTGATAAAACAGTTAGAATTTGGAGGGGTATTGGTGGAAAAAAATATagtcgtgtgtgtgtgttggaggGGCATAATGGTCCAATCAAGTGTTTGGCTGCTACTGTTGATAGTTGTATTTCTGCTGAATCTAGTGGTACCTCTTATCTTGTGTATAGTGGGAGTTTGGATTGTGATGTAAAAGCTTGGAAGATATGGTTACCCTttctttga
- the LOC118487581 gene encoding uncharacterized protein LOC118487581, with protein MKQKDEEHKAVLAKMEESLSGARLAYESMMAERDALKTGEADLKGRLEEMEGENASLKTEVTDLRETKVWMLTEGAQLLAKNIHKGKEMTAAVAGVNNAMSAVGINSGLHSGYVHALQKKTPFKEIPLLNRNATEELKVAVACFDTLKFPVIEDLPKLSDAPLPEIKKALRFASDDSSDE; from the exons ATGAAACAGAAGGACGAAGAGCACAAGGCGGTTTTGGCGAAAATGGAGGAATCCCTCAGCGGTGCCCGTCTTGCGTATGAGAGTATGATGGCTG AGCGTGATGCGCTTAAAACAGGGGAAGCTGATTTGAAGGGTCGTCTGGAGGAGATGGAGGGGGAGAATGCTTCTCTGAAAACGGAAGTGACTGATCTCCGCGAGACGAAAGTTTGGATGCTTACGGAAGGTGCCCAGCTTCTAGCGAAGAATATTCACAAGGGCAAGGAGATGACTGCTGCCGTGGCTGGGGTCAATAATGCGATGAGCGCGGTTGGCATTAACTCGGGCCTGCACTCCGGCTACGTTCATGCTTTGCAGAAAAAGACTCCTTTCAAGGAGATTCCACTGTTGAATCGTAATGCTACGGAGGAGCTGAAGGTGGCGGTCGCTTGTTTTGATACTCTCAAGTTCCCAGTAATAGAAGATCTTCCGAAGCTCAGCGACGCGCCCCTTCCTGAAATTAAGAAGGCCCTTCGCTTTGCTAGCGATGATTCGTCGGATGAATGA